The region GTGTCGGGTTGGCAATTGCAAGGGCTGGGAAccaaactttattattatgcaaattctgcggaaagaaattgtattgtattgccatccaacatggtggccaagaAAAAAACGTCGTCCAGGGGAATTTATGACACCCGAAAGATTTCGGCGGCATTTTTGAGAACGCACTCAGATTTTAGGAAGACCTTCCAAGATTTTTTGATCTGTCTCGGAGGTCATTATTTTTTCTGCATTCAAACTCTCAAGACTTTTTTACACGTAATTCCTTGTGATGATTATTTCCTTTTCGTTtcaagatatttttaaaataccaGCTTTGTGAGTATAGGAGGATTGTGGTCAACAgtttttcgggacttttgaggaAAGCAGACCATGGTGAACTCTTACACATAACTGTGGAATTTGTCTTAAACTACCCGTGTTGTGTGTGCGTGCGTGTTTGTGTTAAATTATCCTTGCTAGCTTCGTGGCTACATGAGCTTGTTCACTCCCATGTCCCACACTACCGAAACGATAAAATTCTTTTGCTATTAAAATAGCGGTTAATTCCTGAAAGTTTAATTTTGGGCATCAGTGCGCGTAGGCTCAAAACCCAGGTTCTATTTTTGCCTTCCTTGGTATTTAATATAATTTTGACTATATTTTTATgcattaataaattttatttttcacatCATTTTTCGATCCTTCCGGTTTCCATATCTGACGTCTTTTCATCAAAGATGGCGTCTGTTATGAATGGCCGTTTTCATACTGAAGGGGCATCACAGTCTAGACGAACCTTGCGTCTCTCACAATCAACCAAGCGTTTTTATTTGTCTAGTGGGAGCTGATGAGCAAAATCCTAGTAGTATCATTCTTTACAGTAGGCCAAGTAAACAGGTCAACTACAAAATGTTTGCCGAAGTTTTTCCCACGCTTTTCTGGTATATAAATGGCCAAATTAACCTCGGAATTTAATTCCAAAAGCTAAAAAGAAACAATGTGAGTGAACAGTTAGCTCATCGAAAGCATATCTTGTTTACCGACaaaaaggaagctttattgcatTTTTCTGCTATGAAGCATTCGGTGCTCGCTATGGATAAGACAGTTCCTCCAAAGGAGGCTAGTAGCTTCtgcctttttttaaatatagttGAAAAGCTTTCTTGTTCTGAAATTTCTGTTATTTCGAAATCGTATTGAACAGTTTAAAGTTTGACAAAtgcaatcaaattttggttGAGATATCATTTTTCTATATTGCGGTTCAACTACCATGTAGTTAAAAACCTTCATTGTCATAATTTTCTTAGGTGTTGGGTGATTAAAGTTATACATGAAATTTGCGAATATTCTTTTCTTCTGTCTCCATTGCTGCTGATTCCTCGTTTCGTGCCTTTTTCAACAATCAACGcaaagtacccggagaaaacgtCTTGgtgcagagaaccaacaaactgaacctCACATATGATaccgagtctggaaatcgaacctgggccacatttgtgggaggcgagtgctctcaccactacgccatccctgtATCGCAATCTCTGGACACAGCTAACAACGATGTAATGTAGAATTGCTCGTGGACGAACAAAATGATCAAATGGGAATGTTTTGGTGCACCAAGTGAGCTAAAGTATGTTCTGCTTTTAAGAAACAGGCGTTTTCTGCAATGTTAAACAGTAATGCTAGGGTAGTCCCGACAATTAAGGATAGGTGTGTCCCGCCAAGTTTCTCAAACCCCGACCCTATTTAAGGGTAGAAAATCGAGATTTAGTACCCTTTTTAAAGTCCAAAAGGCCTTGCACTTACGGCAATACAAGCTACAAACGTCCCTTTAAAATGGCTTtgttaaacttgaaaacgtgtATTCAGGCGTGTAGTACAGTTTTAATAGACCATATCTTTTTCGTTTGCACGTTGGATGGATACTGCAATTTAGTGACCTTATCTAAGAAGTATCTAAGGATCACAATACCAGAAATACCAAAAAGGATACCCTATCGTAAATACTTATTTCTTTGGCCATCttagttttatcagaaataacacacaaacagcatCAAACAGACGCATCATTTCAATCCAACGCGCAAAACGAAAAAGATATGGTCTATTTCCCTATTTAAGGATTGAGCACCTCAGAAACCCTAAGAACCCCAGCTGGCTGCCCAGTTGCAGTAGTGGGTTCATTTGAATAAGCTATCTGCCGCTTTAATTCTTCAACTTCCaatttgacattttgaagtTCCAATTTAAGAGCATTACACCCTTTGCAGCTATGATGCTGTAATCCAGGAGAGGCGGTACATCCAGGTCTAAGGCTTCCCGAACTACACCTTCCATGTTTCCGGTAGTTGATTCATCGTTGTCGGCGCCTTGGATGCCACCAGTGGCATCTTCAACGTCGCGAGGTGGATCACTACTTTCGCTTTGATTGCCTTTGTCAGCAGGGAGAAAAGCCTGCATTTTTCTCTTCACCTCCTTTTGATCCGTTCTTTGAACTTGCAGCGTTTTTGTTGACGGATATAGAGTGAATGTTACTCCCTTGGTCTTCAACGAAGTACATCTCTCGCTACTGGACAGCTTAGGTTCAAGCAATTCTAGCTTGTCAGCGCAAAATTCCTTCAATTCATCGACGGTTCCATCCCAAGTATATAGATTACGATTTCTGTCGAATCCTAAGGCCTTACAGCGTAAAATTTCAGTAGACCCAGGCTGTGAAGCACTCAAAATTACGGAGCTCTGTGAAGTCTGACCGGTCGCCGCCATTGCCAGGCatgtgtccttgtgtgggcccattttaattagtagggctaacgctcacacggTCTATATGGGTAGtaaactagcacttcacgtgccaacgttttttttttacaaattgtccgccaatcaggatgtgtgtatttgagtttgttggtggccacggtaaggcgcgttgtttggttgtttgtttgtttgtcatttatttGAGCAGGtcgaagttttggcagctattcagctattcacccacccatacactcacagaggacagccactaCACCTGGAATTTCATcgcctactcttctcgaatagtgtgtgggttctttaacgtcccacagggaaccaatgaacatgaaagatatttgtgAAATCGGgcctcctcagttattttaagaccctgagcgttggtccggccggagttgaactcacgacctcccgcatggcagcccgatgctcaaccgcaactgagccaccggttgCACTGTAAGACAACAAGACTTAGGGACACACTGAGGACGTGATTATGTCAGCAGCAGCCAGAAAATCACAATATGCGAAAGAAGGTTTCTTCACGTACGACGGCTGTAAGAGACATAAGAATGTCACAGAACTTATTCTTTGCGATTCCTAACCGCGAAAAGACTGGAAACAGGTCTGCATATAACGTTCAGCAATTCATTGATGATTGTGTGCAGGGAGGCGTCGTGTGACCTCGAGTATCACATGTACAAATTTGGAAAGTCACCTTAAAGATCTAGAGGAAGGTAAGCCATACAATTTTAAGACAGAACAATCAATCAACACATCATCCTAAGAGGCGTTCATCTCATGATTACCCAGTGCTCatgaattcaaagcaaagaaaacaataatgaACTTCTGTATGTATGTACGTTCcctgcttttctttctttttgctttcgtcagcccagcgaaagcaaaaagaaaagagacctctgctagcaggaaaATATGTACGTAGATTGCACATAACTGTCAGACAATAGCTTCAAAAAATACATATTTATTTCTTAACACGACTTGTGAAGCAAATATAAACTATAAATTGTCTAATGTAACAACGAATTATTTGTGgtgtaattatttgaaaagtaGAGGCAACACAAAAATTCCATCACCTAATTTACAGCTAAATTTAAACTTTGTGTTTAAGCTCATAAAATACCATCCTTGGTTAAATTTTACACAACTTGCTAAGACAATTTGCATGGCCTTACTTTACACATGCCACTGAAAGAACCATGTACGCTATCCAACTTAATATCCACTTTAGCTCCCCCCAACAGGAGGTCACAGGTCATATAAAGAACAGGTcattggttcaacaaagtgaaaaaagttCTTTTTCAACTCTCAGTTTTGACCAAAGTTCTATAAGTTTGATAATATAAAAGAAATCAGCTAGTGCTTAACCTTATTCTAATTAAGAGAAGTGCGATCATctgggtccggttgttcaaaagccgattaaccctaattccagattaaaaattaaccaagaagtttatttctctactctcaaATGCTGTTCGACGTTGATATTCggataaaatttacattagtagatgttgatcttgaaaaacaaaaataagcaaaagaaactttaaccaaaaagttgaaaacatgaaacaaaagtttacggtaatcctggattaagttaatcggctttcgaacaaccgggccctggatgTTTAGTCCTGAGAACGACTGTTTAGGATGACAGTGACTGATGCttcgacaacctgagcaaaAGTGATGTAACATCAGTAGATGGTGTAACCATTCTGGTTGTTGATGTGATAGGTTATCTAAGGGTCAATCCACACTGAAGACAAACTCTCTTTTTGTCCTGGGCCAATTTACATTACGGTAAGCCTGTCAACCCTTATCCTACAGGGGAGTCAGATTTCTGGATTTCTAGTGGTTGTTTGTGAGGTCTGATGGCAATACAAATTGAAACCAGAACTTGCCAATGACGCCTgtcatgaaaacaaaagaaagttaaCACAGACAAAAATTTTGTAAGGGTTTGAGGCAGAACAGCTGCTCCTTTGATAAATTTGTCTGAGTCAAAACATTTTGTCCTAAAACCTTGCTGGACAAACCATCCGCACTGATAAAAGTTACGTGTTGACAGATTTTTTGGCTTAAACAAACAGTTTTGTCCTCAGTGCGGATTGACCCTAAGATAGCACGTCAGTTGGCCTACTGTCAATGTCATCGTAAACAGCCTTTCTCAGGAGTACATTCACCCAGACACTGGGGCACTGTCacgctaaatttgctgttttaggtcaaaactgggtaaaaatcttaATTAGTAAATTTGTTTTAGCTCACACATACAACATCCCCGACAACCCACTAAGAAGATCTATATGAAgtgtatttatggcacaaacAGCTGATagtatttaatttttgtgaCTTTTGGGATATCGTGTCCATCCTTGGCcacaaaaaaacacagaatagcttcagtgcacttcagtggttattggtaacaaaactagagcattattttttggtcttcattaaTGCAAAGACTTCTTTCAGTGccttgaagtttgactaaaatagcatgacactgccccttaaATTTAATTAccatatgactcctgggttcaaaccatttatgaAAACCATGTTTATTTAATTTTGGCCAGTTCTCATCAACAGTAACGAGAAGACAGGACCAAAGTTGAAAAGCAGTTATTTACTTTGACCAACTCACTGCAGTTACAGAAATTTCTGGAGCCAAAATGATTGTTGAAAACTGTGTTGGAAGTTAGATTTCACTTGAACACTGTACCTGGGCCTGAAGGATCATTAAAAGTTGTTTCAACataatggtaaaacaatgacctgagGTGTGACCTTGGATCTGACCTTAACCCTTTGACCTGTGAAACACTTTCCTGTCAAAAacacaaattatttcaaaacCCTTAAGCCTCAACTTGTCATAGGCCGTCAAATGGCCCTCTAGATTGGCTTAGGCCCTAAAGGACATAAGGAAATATACACCAATGAACCACTGCATTAATCCCAAACACAATAGAGCTGCATTTATACTGATACAGAGAAATAagaatttgtaataattattattgcaggTTTGCATGGTACATGATTTTGAACACTGCATACTTGGAGACAAGTCATCTGCACAAATTTTTTCAGCCAACGATAATTGGCGGTTTTTGCCTCATAAGAGATGCTGGCTTTTCAGCATAGATACTTGTATTCCACATAAGAAAATGTCTCCTTAAATTTAGACAAATTATCATTACTTTCACATCCACAACAGGAAATAACAAATTGTGTTGTATCTCTGAAATAGTATGTGCACTATGACTGGCTGATTTAGCAGGCTGTATTCTACATTACAGCCCACTACATACAGCCTACTAAATTCGaattttgatgcaacattttCTTGCAAGTTTTTCATATTGTTTATTTGAAAGAACTttgtgaaactgtttgaatcttgcaagcagctatttcaaaaagccattAAGTATtagtcatttttcagatttttacacATGCACCTGTACAGTTGAACACTTCCGCTTGACTTtaacaagttttctttctttagatataataataaataaatatcttaAGTCTGTACTGTAAGTTAAGGAACATCGTTTTTTCCTGTTCATTTAATTACGTGGTCTTCACGTTTTgtgcttgggccataaattAACAGAAAAAATTCGGtttgtaacttacagtacactGACCTCATTGTAACTCAGTTGGTACCGGTAATAGAGGTACACTGTACATGGATCTGTTTCACGTTAAAGTTGGCTTGTTAAGTTTTCTTGTGACGACAAAGCTCGATGCTGGATGGTCACAAATTTCGTACCTCAAGTAACtatttaaataaacaaatactgcTTCAATTTTCATGGCTGGAAGATACTATGCAAATATTCCTTCAGTTCTTGAGTTCATCTGGGTTATAAATAAAATCCTTTGAAACTTTGTTCCTAATATCAAGTGCTCATTATATCTAAAAGCTATAAAACAATGCATACAGCTGTATGACCAAAATTCTGTTAGGTCTTCTTTTTCTGTAGCCCAGGATCATGGCAGAATATTTAACTGGAAAGTCCAGTAAGCAAACAACCTAATTTCAGAATCTGCTCTCACCTCTATATTATGATGAATATTTGGGAGAAGGCCAATACCAAAATTATAGCCAGTGGCAATGTAAGAgaacagtaattttttttatgtcgTCAAAATAGTTGcaaataattatcataacaTATTCCTTTACTACAGTCCTAAAAATCCCATTTGGTTTTAAACCTCAAAAATAATGGTCAAGAATAagatgtaaaatattattttcatttcattcctttttttcaagtttaagtGGTTTATTCTTGAAGCATTGCTAAAAGTTGAAATCTATATCAAATGCTCAAGATCCATATATTACACATTAAATAACACGCAGCAATCAGTTTGAATTCCACATAATATCTACTTAAGATCATCTCTATAATCAACAACAAGACTGAGTACCTTAAAGATGGTACTGCAACTTGGAATTTTCTTAGAGACCATGATCCCTGTTGGATAGACTTTTTTGTAAAAGATTAAATTTTTAATTCTCAATTCATCGTTTGACCATATAAAATGATTCTGAGAATGGTCACTGCACTGAAACCAATGGAAATTCAAATGGATTGTTTCACTGAAAACATCTTGTCATGCAATGAATAATGATTACTGGTATTATTGAGTATGATCTATTCTTGCTGCATATGtaatttaaaagttaaaaaagtactgcaaaacacaaaaatacacAAGTACAAACATTTATTAATACTGTTGAGACCCTGATATTCTTTGCATGACTTTTACTGTCTTCCAGCTTTGAAACAGAAGAATCTAAAATGAAAATCACAAGAATGATGTCAAGAAAGGCAAGTTTTACACATACTATATTTTTAAAGTAGTGATAATACTGGAAATGCATATGTGTAGATGCAGTTGTCCCCCAATTCAAAAGAGGTATTTGAGTCACATATGAAATTGTCTTTGCAGATTGATCCTTTTTTCGCCTTGTTTAACTGTGTTTGCCAATTAAGGTTAAAGTTGTTTTTATCTGAAGGTTAAACTGGTCTTAACCTTGGAAAATGCATGTTGTTAGAGAGACTAGCTTTGACATGCAGATGGTACAGGTTTCTACTCTGGACATTGGAAAACCCACAGACAGTGAGTCATACACTTTTGACTTTAATTTTCAAGGGCTTTATATTCGTACTTGTGCCGTCGTCCAGGTCAAATAAAGACTCATACAGATGAGTTGCATTACTCCAAAAGTCATTCTTCGGATGAGTGAAATTTCATTCAATGTATTTTTCaaagtttcaaaatttttaTTACAGGAATTATTACCTGCATGCACAATGTATTTCAAACCACTTTTTGTTTCTTGGAACTTCAAGAATAGACAACTTTCATCTTAATTGGTGTCCCATTTTTTACCACAAGTAGTTGTATTTTCCATGAAAAATGGGCAGGATCAATTGTTATGTTTTTTACTGCTGGTGTTTTCATGAATGACTGCATGTACATGGGGAGACTGAAGAACCACTACTCAACACCTTACTACCCTGTGCTATTAGAGGGTGATCttataaaaaattaatgaacaatGCTCTGGACAAACAAAACTTCTTCACTCTCTTGTTTGGGCACACTGCCATAGACAATTAGACCATGGCACTTGGTTGCTTAGTTTTGACTTTGACTCAATTGCGATTTTCATCCTATGTTGGTAATTCATGGCGAACATAATGGACAAAGTTTTCCACGTCACAATGCAGACTGAAATAGTTTTGGGCAGTACTGTAGATTGCTGTCTCAGCCAACAACTCAGTTGCACTGTTCTTAAATGTGTTGCATTTTTAATAAACAAGTTTGGCCTGCTTTGAAAATGTAATATAACATGGCATTCTGTTTACATGATATTGTATCTTTGTGCTcatgttgacttgttttgagaCTGATGTCACCTTTGTCAGGAGGACAACAACAATGGAGCCAAGATGGCATcatattttaaacaaaaaatatttgtttttgttgttaattagttaATGCTGTAAAATACTACAAACCTTCTTGAGCTAAATCACTGATGTTGCGTGAAACTGTTGATCTTGTTTCTAAGAATTGAAGTTCACATTTTAGTTAAATTGTCATTTTACAGAATCTGATACAATCTTGACTTACACTGTAGTGCAGTTTTTTCATAAACACCACTGAAGGCAGCTTTGCTTCAACCTAAAATCATCCACCTTCCTCTCTCGCATTAATTTTGTTGGACTACCAATTCTTTAAGTCCAATTCCACGAGTGGTTATAAAGATGTCTGTGTCATCTTTCATTCTCACAGTGCTCAAAAAAATGATACATTAATCGAAGGTATTTCAAGGGccttaacttgtcttcactATATTGTGCCCTTCTTCATTCCTGTCTCTCTTCTTTCTTATACAATCATGATATACCGTAATATGATGAATGgagggaaaaataaaataaaataaaataaaaaccatAAAAATACAATAGTGTTTTCATGTAAAAGGCCCTCGAAGGGAGTCCATTGATGGCCAACTGCATGCTGATGGCGACTTTAGAACCATTACAACCAAAAACTACCATGTACCTTTCCATACTCGGTGCAAATGTGAAATGCACTTGTGTAGTGTGTAGTTTATGAGCAAATGTGATGAGACAAGAATTTAGAAATTTCCCTGTTATCAGAGAAGATGAGAAAGTTTATATAACCGGTATTGCATGACATTACATCACTATTACAAagctacaatccgggtcaaaagactttgggacacttgtcaaattttgggcaaaAAGCAGAAATTCAGAGACCGTGAAAAAatcaacattagggagcttaagtacgcatgtttttgagacgcggacggcaaccggtaAGGAACATTTTGCGtcccaggacagtggtgtccccaagagttttatactaatcatctctaaaagagaaaagatacttggcgatataaatgtagttgtgtgaagacaagtcaaaagggaaaacagctcacttccagttgccgtccgtgtctcaaatATGCgtgtgcttaagttccctattgcaGTGCCgggatgggggaggggggatggaGGAGGGGGAAAAAAcgggaattgtcccaacagttttcACCGCAATTGTGGGTGTAGCACTGCTGTTTATTACCAACAACTTTTCAAAAGTTTAGTCCTTTTTCAACtgaaaaaatacctttttctacaaattataaaaataagTAATTATTACTAAAAAAGAGAGAGCATAACACCATAATGATAAGCCAGATAAACCTAATTAGCTTTTACTTCCAAAGAGAAAGCATAACAAAATAATGTCATCTTGAGTATTTTAGATTAGACTTAATTACCTTTTGTTATTGCTGTTGTGGCCAGTTgactttcttttgtctttttccaaAGTGTATTTCCTTTGACTTTCCCTGTAACCTTCTTAATTGGTTCTTTGCGCTTTTTCTCCACAACAACTTCTAGCAGAAAAAGAAAGATAATTTTTAATGACAATTGATATTGATCCTCTTCAATATTTGGTTGTTACTAGAAGTAATTCCCATGGGTGTGGCTTATGCTGAGGGTTAAGCAATCACAGGGTTGTGGAGGCTTGATCCAAacgctaataataataagtttttCACAATGCATCATCTTTGAGCAACTAATTTAGTGCTTATTTATTGAATGTAGACCTATACATTATATATTACAGGGctcaaaattaacaaaaaaatctaGTTGCAATTTTTTCAACAAGATACGAAAAGTTAGTcacaatttcataaaattaatcCTAGTTGCAAAATTGTCATGCTGCactgtgttgtcagcggtttagcaaaacagAATGTGAGCCTGCAATGCTtctgtgtaaagaaaccgctcaaaatggcgaatgatcgaaggaatggagttgtgcatgTAATATTGCAGATAAATTACACTACAATTACACTaccttcagattgaaagaaaattcacagcaagaaacaaaatcattttgtcatttctttatttattttagcaaaagtagtgGCAACttctaacccttttgtttcaaaagtgcAAAGGTGAAACAAGTCGctaatttgcgacttctccagatattttagtcacaaagggaaaaaatttagtcacaaatgtgactgtattggttgcaattttaGTCCTGTGTTAGTGTTCTATTTTCTATGGCCCCATCTGCCATCTCTATATACTGCCATCAGGGCTTGACACTAATGTTTGACACCACTTTTCACTTTGGAGATTAGGtttcaaaatttattttccaccTCAAAATTTCACTTTCCAAAATGGGTTGCAGTATTAAAGTTGCCTACTGCAGAAGTCATTAAAATGTTTCTTGGTACCGTCAGTGCGTTATTTGACGTTATTGAGATGCCCTAATTTCAatgattaaaataattatttattgaaatTGGGCCATCTTGACGTTGAACCACCAGCCCACCACATTTGCAGTCCAGGACGAGGATCAAAGTTAGCGATGTTCACAGGGTGCTTAGATATGAATCCTCATGAGCCAGTCTAGATTGTCCACTATCTAGCATTTCCTTAAATTTGGCTTTCTTCAAAGTCATTTTCTATTTGTGTAGGCTCATCATCGCCACTTGAAATCCGCataaatccaaaacaaaaaaggtcatCTTTGAAATCCAATATCGCACATTCAGTTAccaaaagtgatttttttcgtGTGCTGTACGGTCCAGACTTCCTCAGACAGGAGCTCTTCAATATGGTGGAAAATGAGGTTAAATCCTGGCAAACATTTGCATTCAtacctgcgaggatcatagctttacttataattattattgttgatgTTGATATAATTACACGTCATGGCTCatatttttcttggtttaacccattcacatgTACTGGTAATtggcaagtaaaatcatctggcattagcaGTGAGAGTCAAATCTTTAAGTCTTGCTCTTACTGTAAGTGTTGGAgggttaaaatttttcaaaccagttcaattttgagaTTTCTGTCAAATATTCATtgtcataatctgaaacaaggaaaaatcaaaattgcactacatgtagtttgaaaggTTTTGATTAGAACCAATTAGAAAATTGATCTGATAACAACATTATAAGCGTTAAGTGAAGTTTCTCTTGGTAAAAGAAATATGATTACTTGGAGTTTTGTGTAAATTAAGCTAATGGGCgtgtttcaataattattatacgaTAATGGAGCTTGAGCAAACATGAATGCAACAAGAATGGTGATGCATTCATTTAAAATGAGTGCAATTCTTCCAAGGAATGCCATAATTCCCCACTCCTGCTTTGATGGTCCTATTAAAACTTGATGGATTATTTCAAAGTATTGAGTGTACAAGTATTTAACAACATTACTATTTTGTAAAGTACTTGTTTACAATCAATGTTTAGTTTACCAATAAAGTTTTAAAGATTTTGCCActtgtttccttttcacttgCTGAAAGACTTTGTTTGGTAGCCGATTGTTTTGATAAATTTGCGTGAAAGGCTGATGCCAAAGTCAGTAAGACGTGAAGTGCATTGTATTCAGTGACACAACCTTATTATAGGCTAACTCCATACCAACATTACCTCACCACATAGCTTTGAATATTATTGTGGGAAGAATGCATGGCTTTCTTGGTAGCACACTAAACCTGAGGATgatggctgatagtgttcaagGCAACCATCTGCCACTGGGAGAGGAGTTGTAGGTTTACAAAAGTTGTTAGTGCTCATGGAACATCCAGAGTGGGCAAATTATTGTTGCAATGATGTATACTATACCCAAATCGGGCAAAGCAACATCCCTGCCCCAAGGTGGCCATGAACCACCACAAGAGAACATACACAGAGGAAGCAAACTGTAGTCTTGAGTCAATTTAATTTGCAGTCACTGTGACAAAGTGTCGTTTCCTTACCTTCTTGTAAAGCTAGTGTTCGAATTTTGATATCCACCCATGGacttcttaatttttttctgccTCTTCTACCATATTTTCCAATGGCTCTGATCTCGATAACATATGTTGTATTCGGTAAAAGCTCCTTTATAGTGTACATGTGTATATTCCCCATGATGCGCTTGTCTGTTACCacaatgtttctgaatttgttgTGATGACTGTCATATCTGAGACTCCATGATAACTTATATACATCAACAGGAAGCCCTGTTACATGAAAATGTCAGagataataaaattatattaaacCAATAAATCAAATAATTATACAACTTTTTACATAAACTAAACAGGTTACACTTCTCTAGGATACACTATGTACTtatacaaaaaataataataaataatgtatATTTGCTGCAATGGCTAATTATTTATCACAGGGCACAAGAGAGTTTGTTGCAGCTTCAGTCTGATCCACTGACAACAAGAGCCTGAATCACTGACAGCTTCTATGTCTATTCTGCACATTTGGGATGTAGAGTAAATGTTATTTGCTGATGCTTACTCAGTTTGCCTTCTGCCGGCTTCCTCCATGAGACATCGACATAAACATGATTTTTAACTCTTCTCATGTTGCTAACCCTCAAATCCCTTGGTGGTCCTGgattttgaggttttatgaaaaCAGATTTGCTTGGAATACTGAAGGAGCTGTTGCTATACTGATTGACAGCTGCCACTTTGAATTGTTGCTTTGCTGATGGCTGAACATCAACTTGGACAGAGTGGGAAGTGGtctgtgtaaaaaaaaaacaaccttaCTGATGACATCAAACTTACTAATATATTTCTGTTTGATAATCTcactttattatttttattttttgtatagGAAT is a window of Montipora foliosa isolate CH-2021 chromosome 5, ASM3666993v2, whole genome shotgun sequence DNA encoding:
- the LOC138003302 gene encoding anosmin-1-like isoform X1; this encodes MNLYAKVLSYYLIIVWLALIGKTSFSVGSASWSSAKCRSRCISQITLQCNNNSHCLACLQPCEEKKLSKVLSCSRFCSVNFMKSTKLEKVCRDSCKFLKHLNLKDLNSSCPLEVPRNQCVLMRPESVQVSIRRHAYIVSWNGTWPPGTVFIVMSRQTEKASLSNSTPADAWTEIKQTTSHSVQVDVQPSAKQQFKVAAVNQYSNSSFSIPSKSVFIKPQNPGPPRDLRVSNMRRVKNHVYVDVSWRKPAEGKLRLPVDVYKLSWSLRYDSHHNKFRNIVVTDKRIMGNIHMYTIKELLPNTTYVIEIRAIGKYGRRGRKKLRSPWVDIKIRTLALQEEVVVEKKRKEPIKKVTGKVKGNTLWKKTKESQLATTAITKETRSTVSRNISDLAQEDSSVSKLEDSKSHAKNIRVSTVLINVCTCVFLCFAVLF
- the LOC138003302 gene encoding anosmin-1-like isoform X2 yields the protein MNLYAKVLSYYLIIVWLALIGKTSFSVGSASWSSAKCRSRCISQITLQCNNNSHCLACLQPCEEKKLSKVLSCSRFCSVNFMKSTKLEKVCRDSCKFLKHLNLKDLNSSCPLEVPRNQCVLMRPESVQVSIRRHAYIVSWNGTWPPGTVFIVMSRQTEKASLSNSTPADAWTEIKQTTSHSVQVDVQPSAKQQFKVAAVNQYSNSSFSIPSKSVFIKPQNPGPPRDLRVSNMRRVKNHVYVDVSWRKPAEGKLRLPVDVYKLSWSLRYDSHHNKFRNIVVTDKRIMGNIHMYTIKELLPNTTYVIEIRAIGKYGRRGRKKLRSPWVDIKIRTLALQEVVVEKKRKEPIKKVTGKVKGNTLWKKTKESQLATTAITKETRSTVSRNISDLAQEDSSVSKLEDSKSHAKNIRVSTVLINVCTCVFLCFAVLF